In Anaerococcus prevotii DSM 20548, the following are encoded in one genomic region:
- a CDS encoding condensation domain-containing protein, whose protein sequence is MSNIEHNNLSELISKLRNEGIYLFEENGKLKYKSNIHHLNKQVLNLLSKNKERILQILNMENKISSLVKSQYENSFPLTEIQLAYIMGKGDFYKYGNTSCHVYIEVVYPKLDRKKVEKIWGDLVFRHEMLRVVFDSLNYTQKITKNAHFTLFDNCNENESYVIKNLSHKIYKNEKYPLFDIALLQIGDQSKLILSFDMMIADWRSIWILIEEFETLYFTTKSLSKIEYSFKDYVNSEIIRKQLPKYYTDKNYWIEKIDELYLTPEIEKLSLETVENNVRFTRYKHSIDKEKWEKIKLNGQKFGITASCTLLTIYSLVISQYSTNKKFAINCTVMDRDKYGKTTENLVGDFTNIMLLGVDFSKINSFKDYSKSIQNNLVSDLEHSSFSGIDVLREIRRNGKYRNNIYPYVFTSSIGTNSNKGLTIGKYNGNCISQTPQVFIDCQVTDFDGKLYINWDVRDNIFKKNLLEEMFNLFINIIEDLLEEENWGKSYNTKNSINLKDSETINKENYNNLENFEKKLDIEADILCEESRLMKKILKEIWSDLLVKNIEETADLFINGADSLLIAQASSKFLNELISKDIDNISFDIVMKAMLSNSSINEIVEYIIERVNFKEQTETEEVQYSKNNIGKVEFLRKGNSRDLIIIVHSGLGSVDRINHFTDEIFNLSNQDILTIEIGNKDKFLTLDNTNLYKLLGEEYCKLINNYRYESIHLIGHCIGGMISCELARELLKTGFNVDKLSVIDSIFSTNLNYKEIIEELLFLKMLGINFHDISCVNFKESELKIYIDFNTHNSENFLINKKIERALKSLQKISQEERFEKYFNLDIKKNTEFFKMFEIFKKFSLTSANNISPILTDIDLYLAEDENEIIPKKREDIIRFWNDICVGEFNVINIRGNHISCIENKENAVDLAKMVCGVKNA, encoded by the coding sequence GTGAGCAATATTGAACATAATAACTTGTCAGAATTAATTAGTAAGCTAAGAAATGAAGGAATATATTTGTTTGAAGAAAATGGTAAGTTAAAGTATAAATCAAATATTCATCATTTGAATAAACAAGTATTGAATTTACTGTCTAAAAACAAAGAAAGAATATTGCAAATTCTAAATATGGAGAATAAAATTTCTAGTTTAGTAAAATCACAATATGAAAATAGTTTTCCGCTTACAGAGATTCAATTAGCATACATTATGGGAAAGGGAGATTTTTATAAATATGGTAACACATCTTGTCATGTTTATATAGAGGTGGTTTATCCAAAATTAGATAGGAAAAAAGTTGAAAAGATTTGGGGAGATTTGGTTTTTAGACATGAAATGTTAAGAGTAGTGTTTGATTCATTGAACTACACACAAAAAATAACTAAAAATGCACATTTTACCTTATTTGATAACTGCAATGAAAACGAATCATATGTTATTAAAAATTTATCTCATAAAATTTATAAGAATGAAAAATATCCATTGTTTGACATAGCTTTATTACAGATAGGTGATCAATCAAAGTTAATTTTATCATTTGATATGATGATAGCGGATTGGAGAAGCATTTGGATATTAATTGAAGAATTTGAAACTTTATATTTTACAACAAAATCTTTATCAAAAATAGAATATTCATTTAAAGATTACGTAAATTCAGAAATTATTAGAAAGCAATTGCCAAAATATTATACCGATAAAAACTATTGGATAGAAAAAATTGATGAATTATATTTAACTCCTGAAATTGAGAAACTTAGCTTGGAAACCGTCGAAAATAACGTAAGATTCACGAGGTATAAACATTCAATTGATAAAGAAAAATGGGAAAAAATTAAACTTAATGGACAAAAGTTTGGAATAACAGCTTCTTGTACTCTATTAACTATATATTCTTTAGTAATTTCACAGTATAGCACTAACAAGAAATTTGCAATAAATTGTACAGTTATGGATAGAGATAAATATGGCAAAACAACGGAAAACCTAGTAGGGGATTTTACTAATATTATGTTATTAGGTGTTGATTTTAGTAAAATAAATAGTTTTAAAGATTACTCAAAGTCGATACAAAATAACCTTGTCAGTGATTTAGAACATTCTTCTTTTTCAGGGATAGATGTATTGAGAGAAATAAGAAGGAATGGAAAGTACAGAAATAATATATATCCTTACGTTTTTACTAGTAGCATAGGTACTAACAGCAATAAAGGATTGACAATTGGTAAATATAACGGCAACTGTATTTCTCAAACACCTCAAGTATTTATAGATTGCCAAGTTACTGATTTTGATGGGAAATTATATATTAATTGGGATGTTAGAGATAATATATTTAAAAAGAATCTTCTTGAAGAAATGTTCAATTTATTTATCAACATAATAGAAGATCTTTTAGAAGAGGAAAACTGGGGTAAGTCTTATAATACTAAAAATTCTATCAATTTAAAGGACTCAGAAACAATAAATAAAGAAAATTATAATAACCTAGAGAACTTTGAAAAGAAGCTTGATATAGAAGCTGATATTCTATGTGAAGAATCTAGATTAATGAAGAAGATTTTAAAAGAAATTTGGTCTGATTTATTGGTAAAAAATATTGAAGAAACAGCAGACCTATTTATTAATGGTGCAGATTCTCTACTAATAGCTCAAGCATCTTCTAAATTTTTAAATGAGTTGATATCAAAAGATATAGACAATATATCTTTTGATATAGTTATGAAAGCCATGTTGAGTAACTCTTCAATAAATGAAATTGTAGAATATATAATTGAACGAGTGAATTTTAAGGAACAGACAGAAACGGAGGAAGTGCAATATAGTAAAAATAATATAGGGAAAGTTGAATTTTTAAGAAAAGGAAATTCAAGAGATTTGATTATTATTGTTCACTCAGGACTAGGAAGTGTAGATAGAATTAATCATTTTACTGATGAAATATTTAATTTGTCTAATCAAGATATATTAACAATAGAAATTGGAAATAAAGATAAATTTTTAACTTTAGATAATACTAATCTATATAAGTTATTAGGAGAAGAGTATTGTAAATTAATAAATAATTATAGATATGAAAGTATCCATCTTATTGGGCATTGCATAGGTGGAATGATATCTTGTGAATTAGCTCGAGAACTATTAAAAACAGGGTTCAACGTGGATAAACTATCAGTAATTGATTCAATTTTTTCAACAAATTTAAACTATAAAGAAATAATAGAGGAGTTGTTATTTCTAAAAATGTTAGGAATAAATTTTCATGACATTTCATGTGTTAATTTTAAAGAATCTGAATTAAAGATATATATTGATTTTAACACACATAATAGCGAGAATTTTTTAATTAATAAGAAAATAGAACGTGCTTTAAAATCGCTTCAAAAAATAAGTCAAGAAGAAAGATTTGAAAAATATTTTAATTTAGATATAAAAAAGAACACAGAATTCTTTAAAATGTTCGAAATATTTAAAAAGTTTTCGCTGACATCTGCAAACAATATATCACCAATATTAACTGATATTGATTTATATTTAGCTGAGGATGAAAATGAGATTATTCCCAAAAAAAGAGAAGATATTATTAGGTTTTGGAATGATATATGTGTAGGAGAATTTAATGTTATTAACATAAGAGGAAATCATATTTCTTGTATAGAAAATAAAGAAAACGCGGTAGATTTAGCAAAGATGGTTTGTGGAGTTAAAAATGCTTGA
- a CDS encoding ABC transporter permease, with translation MLELKVFRNRIANKIFELVLTLLIVSALSFVLMKLSPVDPATAYAKRHIGSPSPEQIEEVRLRFGFDKPLYEQYFNWIKNLFSLDLGQSLSNGKPVWDNIMLALPKTLSVVFFSAILQVVLVLSLGCITFLWKSKIINKLTNLLCLIGVSIPSFYIAIILLDIFAVKWDLLSVAGNIGITNYLLPAITLGIFGASFYYPLFKDALDKENGEYYIMFFRANGLKEITLFVKHILPNSIVKLIPNFFQSIGLMIANVAIVEGVFSIPGFGYLIVNSVINRDATMIHGLVFFLALFIALANIISDLINDLLIKERGD, from the coding sequence ATGCTTGAATTGAAAGTATTTAGAAATAGAATAGCAAACAAAATATTTGAATTAGTTTTAACATTATTAATTGTGAGCGCTTTGTCATTTGTTTTAATGAAATTATCTCCCGTCGATCCAGCTACTGCATATGCTAAAAGACATATCGGAAGTCCATCACCTGAGCAAATTGAAGAAGTAAGATTAAGATTTGGTTTTGATAAACCTCTATATGAACAATATTTTAACTGGATCAAAAATCTTTTTTCTCTAGACTTAGGACAGTCTTTAAGTAATGGCAAACCAGTCTGGGATAATATAATGTTGGCTTTGCCAAAAACTTTATCTGTTGTTTTCTTTTCCGCAATATTACAGGTAGTTTTAGTATTATCTTTGGGATGCATTACTTTCTTATGGAAGAGCAAGATAATCAATAAGCTTACAAATCTCTTATGCCTTATTGGTGTTTCAATTCCTAGCTTTTATATTGCTATTATCTTACTTGATATATTTGCAGTAAAGTGGGATTTGCTATCAGTAGCAGGTAATATTGGCATTACAAACTATCTACTTCCTGCAATAACTTTAGGGATATTTGGGGCTTCTTTTTATTATCCACTATTTAAAGATGCTTTAGACAAAGAGAATGGTGAATATTATATTATGTTTTTTAGAGCAAATGGTCTAAAGGAAATTACTTTGTTCGTGAAACATATATTGCCAAACTCGATAGTAAAGTTAATTCCAAATTTCTTCCAGAGTATTGGACTTATGATTGCAAATGTGGCAATAGTTGAGGGAGTTTTTTCTATTCCAGGATTTGGGTATTTGATTGTAAATTCTGTAATAAATCGTGATGCAACGATGATTCATGGGTTGGTTTTCTTTTTAGCATTATTTATTGCACTTGCTAATATAATATCAGATTTGATAAACGATCTTTTGATAAAGGAAAGGGGAGATTAA
- a CDS encoding ABC transporter permease: MKINKRTLFPFLVILFIFLGSFFAPNDPLEVNLPLRFGNPSSKYLLGNDSMGRCVLSRILFGGKTTLFMVMTASIIVFTLGLFLGTLTSKVTMKKNVIVDSIINAVTAIPPIAYLIIFIASWGNGIKTTLIALVVSYILRFLRLVRTQINIEYDKAYCTCMISLGASKTRLVLVHILPNILLDLVHYICLSCADMILAITGFSFIGIGLGENVVEWGSMILEARDSIFIKPELIIYPIFAVFITTMSFNIIAKEANRR; this comes from the coding sequence ATGAAAATAAACAAAAGGACATTATTTCCTTTCCTAGTGATTTTATTTATATTTCTTGGAAGTTTTTTTGCCCCTAATGATCCCCTAGAAGTTAATCTTCCCCTTAGATTTGGAAATCCAAGTTCTAAGTATCTTTTGGGAAATGATAGCATGGGCAGGTGCGTTTTATCGAGAATACTGTTCGGGGGGAAAACTACATTATTTATGGTTATGACGGCATCAATTATTGTTTTTACTTTAGGTTTGTTTTTAGGAACACTAACGTCAAAAGTTACCATGAAAAAGAATGTAATAGTAGATTCGATTATTAATGCTGTAACGGCTATACCACCAATTGCTTATTTAATCATATTTATAGCATCTTGGGGAAATGGAATAAAAACTACATTAATCGCTTTGGTTGTTTCATATATATTGAGATTTTTAAGACTTGTTAGAACTCAAATAAATATTGAATATGATAAAGCTTATTGCACTTGTATGATTTCACTTGGTGCTTCAAAGACTAGGTTGGTTCTAGTTCATATACTACCAAATATATTATTAGATTTAGTTCATTATATTTGTTTGTCCTGTGCGGATATGATTTTAGCAATTACTGGTTTTTCATTTATAGGAATTGGACTTGGAGAAAATGTTGTGGAGTGGGGTTCTATGATTTTAGAAGCGAGAGATTCAATATTTATTAAGCCAGAACTCATAATTTACCCTATTTTTGCAGTTTTTATTACTACAATGTCTTTTAATATTATTGCAAAAGAAGCGAATAGAAGGTGA
- a CDS encoding ATP-binding cassette domain-containing protein — protein MILVNQLQVTDKKGNNLLNNISLRIPMGKIIGLTGPSGAGKTTLVNTILGILSEDLKVSSGTITIDDFDILEKDNINSNNRNIAFIPQLPMISFDKRKKIKSQMVEIYIANLNINKSEALSIAKDKLKSVNLEYERVLDSYPTELSGGMIQRVILAISMGLNTDYIIADEPTSALDNYNSSLFFELIKANFKGKGILLITHDAEILKKYSDCIYVIENGCVIEKGSSEDIFESPKEEWTRKFVICSQKILDSGGEWKWTK, from the coding sequence ATGATTTTGGTTAATCAATTACAAGTTACAGATAAAAAAGGAAACAATCTTTTAAATAATATTTCTCTTAGAATTCCTATGGGAAAAATTATTGGTCTCACTGGACCCAGTGGTGCTGGGAAGACTACATTAGTAAACACAATACTTGGGATTTTATCAGAGGATTTAAAAGTAAGTTCTGGAACTATTACTATAGATGATTTCGATATATTGGAAAAAGATAATATCAATAGCAACAATAGAAACATCGCTTTTATTCCTCAACTTCCCATGATTTCTTTTGACAAAAGAAAAAAGATAAAAAGTCAAATGGTTGAAATATATATTGCTAATCTTAATATAAATAAATCAGAAGCATTAAGTATAGCAAAAGATAAGCTCAAAAGCGTCAATCTTGAATATGAAAGAGTTTTAGATTCATATCCCACTGAACTCTCTGGAGGCATGATTCAGCGTGTGATTTTAGCGATATCTATGGGACTAAATACTGATTATATAATTGCTGATGAACCAACATCAGCCTTAGATAATTATAACTCATCATTATTTTTTGAATTGATTAAAGCAAATTTCAAAGGGAAAGGGATTTTATTAATAACACACGATGCCGAAATTCTTAAAAAATATAGCGACTGCATCTATGTGATAGAAAATGGGTGTGTTATAGAAAAGGGGAGTAGTGAAGATATATTTGAAAGCCCTAAAGAAGAATGGACAAGAAAATTTGTTATCTGTAGTCAGAAAATATTAGATTCTGGAGGTGAATGGAAATGGACGAAATAG
- a CDS encoding ATP-binding cassette domain-containing protein, whose protein sequence is MEMDEIAMSNVSLSFETVKGTFKALDQISFSLKRGDNLSLIGESGSGKSTIAKALIGLERIDEGSILYDSVDISKLKLKKIRKYRKNIQSVFQDTSGTLNPGISTFKNLEEGLINLTNLSKKERKEKVLLFCEDLHLKKEILDVPVHQLSGGEQRRLSLIRALMVNPDFLILDEVTAGLDLLTIEKVLNLLFYYQSKHSISYIFITHDINQAKQISDYIIEIKKGKIFREGKLQRR, encoded by the coding sequence ATGGAAATGGACGAAATAGCTATGAGTAATGTTAGCCTTTCTTTTGAAACAGTAAAAGGGACATTTAAAGCTCTAGATCAAATTTCCTTTTCACTAAAAAGGGGAGATAACTTAAGTTTAATTGGTGAAAGTGGATCTGGTAAAAGCACCATTGCAAAAGCATTAATAGGATTAGAAAGAATAGATGAAGGATCTATACTCTATGATTCTGTAGATATCTCAAAATTAAAATTAAAAAAAATAAGGAAATATAGAAAAAATATCCAGTCTGTTTTCCAGGATACATCTGGTACTTTAAATCCTGGTATAAGCACTTTTAAAAATTTGGAAGAAGGGCTTATTAATTTAACAAACTTGTCGAAAAAGGAAAGAAAGGAAAAAGTGTTATTATTTTGCGAGGATTTACATTTAAAAAAGGAAATATTAGATGTGCCCGTTCACCAACTATCTGGAGGCGAGCAAAGAAGATTGTCGCTCATAAGAGCCCTTATGGTTAATCCTGATTTTTTAATACTAGATGAGGTTACGGCTGGGCTTGACTTACTGACGATTGAAAAAGTATTAAACTTACTTTTTTATTATCAATCTAAGCATAGTATTTCTTATATTTTTATCACTCATGATATAAATCAAGCAAAACAGATTTCAGATTATATCATAGAAATAAAGAAAGGAAAAATATTTAGAGAAGGAAAATTGCAAAGGAGATAG
- a CDS encoding ABC transporter substrate-binding protein, translating into MIKLRKNMMVLLALVFSFSILLGGCQKNQEKAQENSNVASENTKDESKKVLTLCTAKELTNLTTLTMNKENNMACGLIYETLVAYENGEIVPKLAESFEYKDDGKTLVFKLKDGVKFSDGEDFNADAVKKILDFDKSNPNFAGIRAVAEIKSTEVIDDNTIAVHYENPSKFYINGFCFQNVLGMPSPKSFTEGNFEKFNKNIGTGPYVYEEFKSGEYTKFVRNENYHGEKPYYDEVIVKYIPDASSRLQALNKGEIDLIYGADLINYDDFKKGSEIKDVTGEVNKNRTLTKNLILNPSKKELEDLRVRQAINYAINKKDIVDSLTYSYEDVAETLFPKDVAYCDANYPTNYSYAPEKANSLLDEAGWKLNKDTGIREKDGSPLKLQYVYWSDLVLAKETALAIKTQLKEVGIDVDLVEKDQMSWWTDGIKGEFHLTTWNTEGSYTEPHKFLQESITEMDPHLMPLKALSDSNIYIDAIKKASTSTNEGEIKDNIQKAIVYSNENAMDLPLSYSKEMILYRNDKIGGYDFTSTPQFFNIYSVKAKTSK; encoded by the coding sequence ATGATCAAACTTAGAAAAAATATGATGGTTTTATTGGCACTTGTATTTAGTTTTTCAATTTTACTAGGAGGTTGCCAAAAGAATCAAGAAAAAGCACAAGAAAATTCAAATGTAGCAAGTGAGAACACAAAAGATGAAAGCAAGAAGGTTTTAACCTTATGTACTGCTAAAGAACTGACAAACCTTACGACTTTAACAATGAATAAGGAAAATAATATGGCTTGTGGTTTAATTTACGAAACCCTAGTAGCTTATGAAAACGGTGAAATTGTACCAAAACTTGCTGAAAGCTTTGAATATAAAGATGATGGCAAAACTTTAGTCTTTAAATTAAAGGACGGGGTAAAGTTTTCAGATGGTGAAGATTTTAATGCTGATGCAGTAAAAAAGATATTAGATTTTGATAAGTCTAACCCTAATTTTGCAGGCATAAGGGCTGTTGCAGAGATAAAATCAACAGAAGTTATTGATGATAATACGATTGCTGTTCACTATGAAAATCCGTCTAAATTTTATATAAATGGCTTTTGTTTCCAAAATGTATTGGGGATGCCATCTCCAAAGTCATTTACTGAGGGAAACTTTGAGAAATTTAACAAAAATATAGGAACAGGTCCTTATGTATATGAAGAATTTAAATCTGGAGAATATACAAAATTTGTTAGAAATGAAAATTATCATGGGGAAAAACCTTATTATGATGAAGTTATTGTCAAATATATTCCCGATGCTTCCTCAAGACTTCAAGCCTTAAATAAGGGGGAAATAGATTTAATTTATGGAGCAGATTTAATAAATTATGATGACTTCAAAAAAGGTTCTGAAATTAAGGATGTTACTGGAGAAGTCAACAAAAATAGGACTTTGACTAAGAATCTAATTTTAAATCCAAGTAAAAAAGAATTAGAAGATTTAAGAGTTCGCCAAGCAATTAATTATGCAATTAACAAAAAAGACATTGTCGACAGTTTAACATACTCATATGAAGATGTAGCTGAAACTTTATTCCCTAAAGATGTAGCTTATTGTGATGCAAATTATCCAACTAATTATAGTTATGCTCCTGAAAAGGCAAATAGCTTGCTAGATGAAGCGGGTTGGAAACTCAATAAAGATACAGGAATTAGAGAAAAGGACGGAAGTCCATTAAAGCTTCAATATGTTTACTGGTCAGATTTAGTACTTGCTAAGGAAACTGCACTTGCAATAAAGACACAATTAAAAGAAGTAGGTATAGATGTTGACCTAGTTGAAAAAGATCAAATGTCATGGTGGACAGATGGTATAAAGGGAGAATTCCATTTGACAACCTGGAATACAGAGGGTTCTTATACTGAACCTCATAAGTTCTTACAAGAATCAATCACCGAAATGGATCCACATTTGATGCCGTTAAAAGCACTTTCTGATTCAAACATATATATTGATGCAATAAAGAAAGCTTCCACTTCTACAAATGAAGGGGAGATTAAAGATAATATACAAAAAGCTATAGTATATTCAAACGAAAACGCTATGGATTTGCCTCTTTCTTATTCAAAAGAAATGATTTTGTATAGAAATGACAAAATTGGTGGATATGACTTTACAAGTACACCTCAATTTTTCAATATTTACAGTGTAAAAGCTAAGACAAGTAAATAA
- a CDS encoding alpha/beta hydrolase — MNNIDIIFLHGSMHGAWCWNNFVNYLNVKGHRTFAIDFKWENSKEIEIKDYIDILDSTVKKCNNKVVLVAHSMGSLVALNYAKFNSNKVYKIILISPLPIKNVLTSMMFIGIKMLTKSRENLFFSENRVDNKEYYINKLRKDPIKAQIQVLKGFKTNKSITNIPSLVLTSWNDNCVPVKFSIRTGKKLKSKIIVLNDICHDMMLDNDWEIVAKEIYDFLMTN; from the coding sequence ATGAATAATATCGATATTATATTTTTACATGGCTCAATGCATGGAGCGTGGTGTTGGAATAATTTTGTTAATTACTTAAATGTTAAAGGACATAGAACATTTGCAATAGATTTTAAATGGGAAAATAGCAAAGAGATAGAAATAAAAGATTATATTGATATTTTAGACAGTACAGTAAAAAAATGTAATAACAAAGTTGTTTTGGTAGCCCATTCTATGGGAAGTTTAGTTGCTTTAAATTACGCGAAATTTAATTCAAATAAAGTCTATAAAATTATATTGATTTCACCTTTACCTATAAAAAATGTTTTAACATCAATGATGTTTATAGGGATAAAAATGCTTACAAAGTCGAGAGAAAACCTATTTTTTTCAGAAAATAGGGTAGATAATAAAGAATATTATATTAATAAACTGAGGAAAGATCCAATTAAAGCACAAATACAAGTTTTAAAAGGGTTTAAAACAAACAAAAGCATTACAAACATACCCTCACTGGTTTTAACATCTTGGAATGATAATTGTGTACCAGTTAAATTTTCAATTAGGACAGGGAAAAAATTAAAAAGTAAAATTATAGTTTTAAATGATATTTGTCATGATATGATGCTTGACAACGATTGGGAAATTGTGGCGAAAGAAATTTATGATTTTTTAATGACAAATTAA
- a CDS encoding ABC transporter ATP-binding protein: MELIKHYVRKRKGSYFMSILLAIIGVVAGLFSYIFMAKIIVNLINGIRDMSLYTPLCISILITFVIKEVAAGISTRISHTATFNSLGEIRNDISKKLFKMPLGDVLSRTSGELKNIIVEQVDSMETSLAHLVPEFTANLVGPVLLFIYMFTLDWRLTLLSLIPFVVGMATMMSVMNAHYKEMFGKSVAIGQHMNNSIVEYINGIEVIKTFNQSESSYKKYADAVYDNASFYYNWMGESMNKVAIGRLLSPMGIITIIPFGILFYIKGSIDLGNLITLIVLSFATVSSILKIMNYMDDMSRISTITSEIGKILDSRQLENIDKGEKMESYNIELQDVDFSYDGKNKVIDNLSMEIKESNVSALVGPSGSGKSTIAKLIAGFWNVDKGSIKIGGVETKDVSLENLSSLISFVSQDNFLFDMTIKENIRLGNKNASDEEIIDVCKKSACHDFIMNLSNGYDTRVGEGGGHLSGGERQRISIARAMLKNAPIVILDEATSYIDPENEALIQNALANLVKGKTLIIIAHRLKTIVDADRIFVIKDGKLNSYGTHEELLKSSELYKEMYAANLRGDENA, encoded by the coding sequence ATGGAATTAATAAAACATTATGTAAGAAAAAGAAAAGGCTCATATTTTATGTCAATCTTACTGGCAATAATTGGAGTAGTGGCTGGGCTTTTTTCCTATATTTTTATGGCGAAAATTATTGTGAATTTGATTAATGGCATAAGGGATATGAGCTTATACACTCCACTTTGCATAAGTATTTTAATAACATTTGTTATTAAAGAAGTGGCAGCTGGAATATCCACAAGAATTTCTCATACAGCAACCTTTAATTCATTAGGAGAAATTAGAAATGATATTTCCAAAAAATTATTTAAGATGCCATTGGGAGATGTATTATCAAGAACATCTGGAGAATTAAAAAATATTATAGTTGAGCAAGTTGATTCTATGGAAACTTCACTTGCCCACTTAGTGCCAGAATTTACGGCAAATTTAGTAGGACCTGTTCTATTATTTATTTATATGTTTACCTTAGATTGGCGATTGACCTTGCTATCACTAATTCCATTTGTGGTGGGAATGGCTACTATGATGTCTGTTATGAATGCTCATTATAAGGAAATGTTTGGAAAGTCAGTTGCCATTGGTCAACATATGAATAATTCGATTGTTGAGTATATAAATGGGATAGAAGTAATAAAGACCTTTAATCAAAGCGAATCATCTTATAAAAAATATGCTGATGCAGTTTATGATAATGCAAGTTTTTATTATAACTGGATGGGTGAATCTATGAATAAGGTTGCCATAGGTAGATTACTTTCTCCTATGGGAATTATTACAATCATACCCTTTGGGATTTTATTTTATATAAAGGGAAGTATTGATTTAGGAAATTTAATTACCTTAATCGTCTTATCCTTTGCTACAGTTTCCAGTATTTTAAAAATCATGAACTATATGGACGATATGTCAAGAATATCAACTATAACTTCTGAAATAGGAAAGATTTTAGATTCAAGACAGTTAGAAAATATTGACAAGGGAGAAAAAATGGAATCCTATAATATAGAACTTCAAGACGTAGACTTTTCTTACGATGGAAAAAATAAGGTTATAGATAATCTTTCTATGGAAATAAAAGAATCTAATGTTTCAGCCCTCGTTGGTCCTTCTGGGTCAGGTAAGTCCACAATAGCAAAACTTATTGCTGGATTTTGGAATGTAGATAAGGGATCTATTAAAATTGGCGGAGTAGAAACAAAAGATGTGTCGCTCGAAAACTTGTCTTCACTTATTTCTTTTGTATCCCAAGACAATTTCCTCTTTGATATGACTATAAAGGAAAATATTAGGCTTGGAAATAAGAATGCCTCTGACGAAGAAATTATAGATGTATGTAAAAAATCTGCCTGCCATGATTTTATTATGAATCTATCTAATGGTTATGATACAAGAGTTGGAGAAGGTGGAGGTCATCTATCTGGAGGAGAAAGACAAAGAATATCTATTGCTCGTGCCATGCTAAAAAATGCACCAATCGTAATTTTAGATGAAGCAACTTCTTATATAGATCCCGAAAATGAAGCTCTCATACAAAATGCCTTGGCAAATCTAGTTAAGGGTAAAACTTTAATCATAATCGCTCA